The Synechocystis sp. PCC 7509 genome includes a window with the following:
- a CDS encoding ABC transporter ATP-binding protein codes for MKNSAPLLEVEDVWAGYIKDLDILQGINFHILPGELVAVIGPNGAGKSTLAKTIFGLLTPHKGKITFKGEKIAGLKSNQIVRQGMCYVPQIANVFPSLSVEENLEMGAFIRNISLGSLKNKIYDIFPGLANRRQQKAGTLSGGERQMLAMGKALMLEPDLLLLDEPSAALSPVLVSSVFAQIQQINQSGTAIVLVEQNARKALSMAHRGYVLDTGRDRFTGNGQDLLNDPKVGELYLGAGMAY; via the coding sequence ATGAAAAATTCCGCTCCTTTATTAGAGGTTGAAGATGTCTGGGCAGGTTACATTAAAGACCTAGATATTTTGCAAGGCATCAATTTTCATATTTTGCCTGGAGAATTAGTTGCGGTAATCGGGCCTAATGGTGCGGGAAAATCTACTTTAGCTAAAACAATTTTTGGCTTATTGACTCCTCACAAAGGAAAAATTACTTTCAAAGGGGAAAAGATTGCTGGATTGAAGTCTAATCAAATTGTCCGCCAGGGGATGTGTTATGTTCCCCAAATTGCTAATGTGTTTCCGTCTCTAAGTGTGGAAGAAAACCTCGAAATGGGTGCTTTTATTCGGAATATTTCTTTAGGTAGTCTAAAAAATAAAATCTATGATATTTTTCCTGGTTTAGCCAATCGGCGACAGCAAAAAGCCGGAACTTTATCAGGGGGAGAAAGGCAGATGTTGGCAATGGGCAAGGCATTGATGTTAGAACCAGATTTATTATTGTTAGATGAACCAAGCGCGGCTTTATCTCCGGTACTTGTAAGTAGTGTATTTGCCCAAATTCAACAAATAAATCAAAGCGGTACAGCAATTGTTTTAGTAGAACAAAATGCCCGCAAAGCCTTGTCAATGGCGCATAGAGGGTATGTATTAGATACAGGACGCGATCGCTTTACAGGCAATGGGCAAGACTTACTTAACGATCCTAAAGTAGGAGAATTGTATTTAGGTGCAGGGATGGCTTATTAA
- a CDS encoding Mov34/MPN/PAD-1 family protein, whose translation MVLQLSKHHFEAIRQHGESTYPNECCGLLLGTLSNNSKTVVEVRAVENVWNAEAAELFSIGEEKRSINKQSNYAISPQTLLAVQKEVRDRTLQIVGIYHSHPNHPAIASECDRALAWEQYSYMIVSVIEGNAQEFLCWQLDSDRIFQAEEIMIVDNLV comes from the coding sequence ATGGTTTTGCAGCTTTCTAAGCATCATTTTGAAGCTATACGTCAGCACGGGGAAAGCACTTATCCTAACGAGTGTTGCGGTTTGTTGTTAGGAACACTCAGTAATAATAGCAAAACTGTAGTAGAAGTTAGAGCGGTTGAAAATGTTTGGAATGCGGAGGCGGCGGAATTATTTAGCATTGGAGAAGAAAAAAGAAGCATCAATAAACAGAGCAATTATGCGATTTCTCCTCAAACTCTCCTAGCAGTGCAAAAAGAAGTCCGCGATCGCACTTTGCAGATAGTCGGCATTTATCACTCCCACCCCAATCATCCAGCAATTGCGTCAGAGTGCGATCGCGCTCTAGCGTGGGAACAATACTCCTATATGATCGTGTCGGTAATTGAAGGCAACGCTCAAGAATTTCTCTGCTGGCAGTTAGATAGCGATCGCATCTTTCAAGCCGAGGAAATTATGATAGTAGATAACTTAGTTTGA